From a region of the Cucumis sativus cultivar 9930 chromosome 6, Cucumber_9930_V3, whole genome shotgun sequence genome:
- the LOC101211763 gene encoding lysM domain receptor-like kinase 3 → MALDVADIDPTPPFSPSKLFNGKSSSPSKNSSLLFNTNNFPSISSSTSFSTLHQSLPESPHVFDFSEIIAATNNFLTNRISTTSSTPSWRCTLHGKDVIIFQRKFQPQIGLQHFKDRFYKICLCHHTSMIQLLGISISADYLYLVYNFVNGANLSDCLRNSKTPNFTVLSTWISRMQVATDLAHGLDYIHNKSGINISLTHNHIKSSSIIVTEPSFNARICHFGVAQLCNEDDWNIGIEKPSNSRCDNGEIVENSKKKLELKDKQLRLKSKKVQIKGVRGYMAPEYKSSGVATPMTDVYAFGVVILELLTGEEPVKFEFDRKKGSFVRVSLIESALAVIEEGGGDDVEGRLRKWVDRRLKDSFPLLVAEKITRLAIRCVDVDPAKRPNMAYVASKISKLYIESKIWSDHLVNPANLSMSLAPR, encoded by the coding sequence atggcgCTTGATGTTGCAGACATTGACCCAACCCCTCCCTTCTCTCCTTCTAAACTCTTCAATGGAAAATCCTCTTCCCCTTCCAAGAATTCCTCATTATTATTCAACACTAACAACTTcccttccatttcttcttcaacctccTTCTCCACCCTCCATCAATCTCTCCCCGAATCTCCTCACGTCTTCGATTTCTCTGAAATCATCGCTGCCACCAACAATTTCCTCACTAACCGAATCTCCACCACTTCTTCCACTCCCTCCTGGCGCTGCACACTTCACGGCAAGGATGTTATCATCTTCCAACGCAAGTTCCAGCCTCAAATCGGCCTTCAACATTTCAAAGATCGCTTCTACAAGATTTGTCTGTGTCACCATACCAGTATGATTCAACTCCTCGGCATTTCTATCTCTGCCGACTATCTCTATTTGGTTTACAATTTCGTAAATGGAGCTAATCTCTCCGATTGTTTGAGAAACTCCAAAACCCCTAATTTCACTGTTTTATCCACTTGGATTTCCAGAATGCAAGTGGCTACAGATTTGGCACACGGACTCGATTACATCCACAACAAATCAGGAATTAACATCAGTTTAACGCATAATCACATAAAGAGTAGCAGTATTATAGTAACAGAGCCTTCGTTTAATGCGAGAATTTGTCATTTTGGTGTAGCGCAACTCTGTAATGAGGATGATTGGAATATAGGAATTGAAAAACCTTCGAATTCAAGGTGTGATAATGGcgaaattgttgaaaattcaaagaaaaaactggAGTTGAAAGATAAGCAACTGCGGCTGAAATCGAAGAAAGTACAGATAAAAGGAGTTAGAGGATACATGGCGCCGGAGTACAAATCCAGCGGCGTAGCAACACCGATGACGGACGTGTATGCATTTGGCGTCGTGATCTTAGAACTGTTGACTGGTGAAGAGCCAGTGAAGTTCGAATTTGATAGAAAGAAAGGGAGTTTCGTTAGGGTTTCTTTGATTGAGAGTGCATTGGCGGTAATCGAAGAAGGTGGTGGTGATGACGTGGAAGGGAGGTTGAGAAAGTGGGTAGACCGTAGGCTTAAGGACTCATTTCCGCTACTGGTGGCAGAAAAGATAACTCGTTTGGCTATTCGATGTGTCGACGTGGACCCAGCTAAGCGGCCTAATATGGCCTACGTGGCAAGCAAGATTTCCAAGTTGTATATAGAGTCAAAAATTTGGTCCGATCATTTGGTAAACCCTGCCAACTTGTCAATGTCACTTGCTCCCCGATAA